From Methanobacterium petrolearium:
TTAGCTGGGGACTGTATTGTTGGAGTATCATCCAATGCATCCCTAAAAGACCTTCCTCCCCAGATGAAAGATGCAATTCGGGATGAAAACACTGAAATTCATGTTATTTTGGAAACAGAAAACGCAAGTGATGAAATCATAGGATATGGGAGCCCTTCACTGACTCTGGATCATCCCACCGATATGGTGTGCCGCAGGAGTGATTATACTTGCAGCCGAACACTTATGATACGTGCAGATAAGGCAGCTGTGGATTTAAACCCAGATCTTGTAGAGGATCTTAAATC
This genomic window contains:
- a CDS encoding DUF371 domain-containing protein, which codes for MKYIFKAKGHDNVTSKHRSTFEVTQDREMNLAGDCIVGVSSNASLKDLPPQMKDAIRDENTEIHVILETENASDEIIGYGSPSLTLDHPTDMVCRRSDYTCSRTLMIRADKAAVDLNPDLVEDLKSGKTLKVTIKI